From one Bradyrhizobium sp. Ash2021 genomic stretch:
- a CDS encoding thiamine pyrophosphate-requiring protein: MKLGTAIAEIMKREGIEILCGYPVNHLIEHAANADIRPVMVRQERIGLHMADAISRVTSGYSIGAFCMQHGPGAENAMGGVAQCFGESVPVLVLPMGYARRLANIEPNFNSSQAMKAFSKSSEPINIAAEVCNIFRRAFTKLKNGRGGPVIVEIPADMWNEDVPEPLNYTPVLRTRYGADPVHVKEAAALLIGARRPVIYAGQGVHYAKAWPQLKRLAERLAIPVTTSLGGKSSFPETHPLSLGSGGLAVPRAVPKFLAEADVIFGIGCSFTETSFGIAMPKGKTIIHSTLDPNHLNKDVEARIGLVGDAGLVLDALLEEIGKSVARDRDASAVAAEIAASHKEWLAKWMPKLTHNDAPLNPYRVLWDLQHTVDIRNTIITHDAGSPRDQLSPFWKAVEPLSYIGWGKTTQLGYGLGLAMGAKLARPDKLCINVWGDAAIGFTGMDFETAVRERIPIMSILLNNFSMAIELKVMPISTEKYRSSDISGDYAAMARAFGGYGERVTKPEDIIPAIQRGIAKTKEGIPVLLEFITSKETEVSRPGT, from the coding sequence ATGAAGCTCGGCACCGCGATCGCGGAAATCATGAAGCGCGAGGGGATCGAGATCCTCTGCGGCTATCCCGTCAATCATCTGATCGAACATGCCGCCAATGCCGATATCCGCCCCGTGATGGTGCGGCAGGAACGCATCGGGCTGCACATGGCGGACGCGATCTCCCGGGTCACTTCGGGCTACTCCATCGGTGCGTTCTGCATGCAGCACGGGCCGGGCGCCGAAAACGCCATGGGCGGCGTGGCGCAATGCTTTGGCGAATCCGTCCCGGTGCTCGTGCTGCCGATGGGCTATGCGCGCCGGCTTGCGAACATCGAGCCGAACTTCAATTCCAGCCAGGCGATGAAGGCTTTTTCAAAATCGTCCGAACCGATCAACATCGCCGCTGAAGTCTGCAACATCTTTCGACGCGCTTTCACAAAGCTGAAGAACGGCCGCGGCGGGCCCGTCATCGTCGAGATCCCGGCCGACATGTGGAACGAGGACGTGCCGGAGCCCTTGAACTACACGCCGGTGCTGCGCACCCGCTACGGGGCTGATCCCGTGCATGTGAAGGAAGCGGCGGCGCTGTTGATCGGCGCCCGGCGGCCGGTGATCTATGCCGGCCAGGGCGTACACTACGCCAAGGCATGGCCGCAGCTGAAACGCCTCGCCGAACGGCTCGCCATTCCCGTCACCACCAGCCTCGGCGGCAAATCGTCGTTTCCCGAAACGCATCCGCTTTCGCTCGGCTCCGGCGGCCTCGCCGTGCCGCGCGCGGTGCCAAAGTTCCTGGCCGAGGCCGATGTGATCTTCGGCATCGGCTGCTCGTTTACCGAAACCTCGTTCGGCATCGCGATGCCGAAGGGCAAGACCATCATCCATTCCACGCTCGACCCCAACCACCTCAACAAGGATGTCGAGGCCAGGATCGGCCTGGTCGGCGATGCCGGCCTGGTGCTTGATGCGCTCTTGGAAGAGATCGGCAAGAGCGTCGCCAGGGATCGCGACGCAAGCGCAGTGGCCGCCGAGATAGCGGCCTCGCACAAGGAGTGGCTGGCGAAATGGATGCCAAAACTCACCCATAATGACGCGCCGCTGAATCCATACCGCGTGCTGTGGGACCTGCAGCACACCGTCGATATCAGGAACACCATCATCACCCACGACGCCGGCAGCCCGCGTGACCAGCTCTCGCCGTTCTGGAAGGCGGTCGAACCACTGTCCTATATCGGCTGGGGCAAGACCACGCAGCTCGGCTACGGCCTCGGCCTCGCAATGGGCGCCAAGCTCGCAAGGCCGGACAAACTCTGCATCAATGTCTGGGGCGACGCCGCGATCGGCTTCACCGGCATGGATTTCGAGACCGCGGTGCGCGAGCGGATTCCGATCATGTCGATCCTGCTGAACAATTTCTCGATGGCGATCGAATTGAAGGTGATGCCGATCTCGACCGAGAAATATCGCTCCAGCGACATCTCCGGCGACTACGCCGCGATGGCGCGCGCCTTCGGCGGCTATGGCGAGCGGGTGACCAAGCCGGAGGACATCATCCCGGCCATCCAGCGCGGCATTGCCAAGACCAAGGAAGGCATTCCGGTGCTGCTGGAGTTCATCACCTCAAAGGAGACCGAGGTATCGAGGCCGGGAACCTGA
- a CDS encoding Ku protein codes for MAPRANWKGFLRLSLVTCPVALYPATSDTEKVSFNQINRKTGHRIKYAKVDADTGEEVAAEDIMKGYKIDTDTYIEVSKDELDDIALESTRTIEIDEFVPKTDIDNRYLIRPYYLVPDGKVGHDAFAVIRETIKSMNKVAIGRVVLTNREHIIALEPLDKGLMGTLLRYPYEVRSEKEYFDDIQDVKVTKDMLDLAKHIVEQKSGSFEPEEFEDRYESALIELINQKRNGVTTAAKAAPKTAGNVINLMDALKRSLASEKQSAPAAAKETGKAKGKKPKKAASGQREMLLPISGGGKRAVKEAVKETPKKAEKPVRTPARSKKAG; via the coding sequence ATGGCCCCCCGCGCCAACTGGAAAGGCTTTTTGCGCCTTTCGCTCGTGACCTGCCCGGTCGCCCTGTATCCGGCGACTTCGGACACCGAGAAGGTCTCTTTCAACCAGATCAATCGCAAGACCGGCCATCGCATCAAATATGCCAAGGTCGATGCCGACACCGGCGAGGAAGTGGCAGCCGAAGACATCATGAAGGGCTACAAGATCGACACCGACACCTACATCGAGGTGTCGAAGGACGAACTCGACGACATCGCGCTGGAATCGACCCGCACCATCGAGATCGACGAATTCGTGCCGAAGACCGATATCGACAACCGCTATCTGATCCGCCCCTATTATCTCGTGCCGGACGGCAAGGTCGGCCACGACGCGTTCGCGGTGATCCGCGAAACCATCAAGAGCATGAACAAGGTCGCGATCGGCCGCGTGGTGCTGACCAACCGCGAGCACATCATCGCGCTGGAGCCGCTGGACAAGGGCTTGATGGGCACGCTGCTGCGTTACCCCTATGAGGTCCGCAGCGAAAAGGAATATTTCGACGACATCCAGGACGTCAAAGTCACCAAGGACATGCTGGATCTGGCCAAGCATATCGTCGAGCAGAAATCCGGCTCCTTCGAGCCGGAAGAATTCGAGGATCGTTACGAATCCGCGCTGATCGAACTGATCAATCAGAAACGCAACGGGGTTACGACCGCAGCGAAGGCCGCGCCGAAAACCGCCGGCAACGTCATCAATCTGATGGACGCGCTCAAACGCAGCCTCGCCAGCGAAAAGCAATCTGCCCCTGCGGCCGCCAAGGAAACCGGCAAGGCCAAAGGCAAGAAGCCGAAGAAGGCAGCCTCCGGCCAGCGCGAAATGCTGCTGCCGATCAGCGGCGGCGGCAAGCGCGCCGTGAAGGAAGCCGTGAAGGAAACGCCGAAAAAGGCGGAGAAGCCGGTGCGTACGCCCGCCCGATCGAAGAAGGCTGGATAG
- a CDS encoding YbaK/EbsC family protein, with the protein MSIAPTLQKYLAAENIQYEVIPHEFSMTSTRTAEACHISGDRLAKGIVLRRDGQFILAVLPASHHLRLSDLRTELGDNVHMADETEINRLFGDCAHGAVPAVGKCYGLDIIVDDSIQAQPEIYMEAGDHETLLHMGHAQFARLTANAPHGRFSAHD; encoded by the coding sequence ATGTCCATTGCACCCACACTCCAGAAATACCTGGCCGCTGAAAACATCCAATACGAAGTGATCCCGCACGAATTCAGCATGACGTCCACTCGCACGGCTGAGGCATGCCATATTTCGGGCGATCGCCTCGCCAAGGGCATCGTGTTGCGGCGCGACGGCCAATTCATTCTGGCCGTCTTGCCCGCATCGCATCACCTCCGCCTGTCGGACCTGAGGACAGAACTCGGTGACAATGTCCACATGGCCGATGAAACCGAGATCAATCGGCTGTTCGGCGACTGTGCACACGGTGCGGTTCCCGCCGTCGGCAAATGCTACGGGCTCGACATCATCGTCGACGACAGCATCCAGGCACAGCCGGAAATCTATATGGAAGCCGGCGATCACGAGACGCTGCTTCATATGGGTCACGCGCAGTTTGCGCGCCTGACGGCCAACGCACCGCACGGTCGCTTTAGCGCGCACGACTGA
- a CDS encoding porin → MKAMRTLVLGSAAGLIAISGAQAADLPVKAKAVEYVRICSLYGAGFFFIPGTDTCIKLGGYFRADVTFNGSTHGQPAWNGDLGEQNRYHDYYAARSRLALTVDTRTASEYGVVRTFMQANIQFTTQGSNTVNPANFTASPAAGTNTALLNQPGEGYVATEYIFLQFAGFTFGKSASAYATPWQGFPGNISSFLLGGQNTDTGVNNIQYTAQFGNGVSGTIGLDDPVVWDRTAVYNLSLPLNATLNSGNAYAGAHAPDIVGNIRVDQAWGLFQVSAAAHEVSGSYNILNAVAAPAGSVGVAGASPTALSEISGHPETKWGGSVMAALQIKNLPTGPADDFKIDASYAKGETKNVISTAAASPSFAMFGGTSAAGAYQSIGFGATTDAVYLPVANGGDGSLHLTTAYGVRGAFNHNWNPNWSTSLFGSYSAVRYDGTAKAFMCANYTTPAKAVSADYVCNPDYNVSQLGVITRWVPVKNLTFSAEVQWFHLDQMFQGTAVLGPAAPKPTARYEFKDQDAVSLQIRAQRNF, encoded by the coding sequence ATGAAAGCGATGCGAACCCTTGTTCTTGGCTCCGCGGCAGGCCTGATCGCCATTAGCGGCGCGCAGGCGGCCGACCTTCCGGTCAAGGCCAAGGCGGTGGAATATGTGCGGATCTGCTCGCTGTATGGCGCCGGCTTCTTCTTCATCCCGGGTACCGATACCTGCATCAAGCTCGGCGGCTATTTCCGCGCCGACGTCACCTTCAACGGCAGCACGCACGGCCAGCCGGCCTGGAACGGCGATCTCGGCGAGCAGAACCGCTACCACGACTACTATGCTGCGCGGTCCCGTCTGGCGCTAACGGTCGATACCCGCACCGCCAGCGAATACGGCGTGGTCCGCACCTTCATGCAAGCCAATATCCAGTTCACGACCCAGGGCAGCAACACGGTCAATCCGGCCAACTTCACCGCATCGCCGGCCGCCGGCACTAACACGGCCCTGCTCAACCAGCCCGGCGAAGGCTACGTCGCGACGGAGTACATTTTCCTCCAGTTCGCCGGGTTCACCTTCGGCAAGTCCGCTTCGGCCTATGCGACGCCCTGGCAGGGTTTCCCGGGCAACATCTCGTCGTTCCTGCTCGGCGGTCAAAATACCGACACCGGCGTCAACAACATCCAGTACACCGCCCAGTTCGGTAACGGCGTGTCCGGCACCATCGGCCTCGATGATCCCGTCGTCTGGGACCGCACCGCGGTCTACAATCTGTCGCTTCCGCTCAATGCCACACTTAACTCGGGCAACGCCTATGCGGGCGCCCATGCGCCAGATATCGTAGGCAACATCCGCGTCGACCAGGCCTGGGGCCTGTTCCAGGTCTCGGCGGCGGCACATGAGGTCAGCGGCTCCTACAACATCCTCAACGCCGTTGCTGCCCCTGCCGGTTCGGTCGGCGTGGCCGGCGCCTCGCCGACCGCGCTGTCGGAAATCTCCGGCCACCCCGAGACCAAATGGGGCGGCTCGGTCATGGCGGCATTGCAGATCAAGAACCTTCCGACCGGACCCGCCGACGATTTCAAGATCGATGCGAGCTACGCGAAGGGAGAGACGAAAAACGTCATTTCCACCGCCGCGGCCTCGCCGAGCTTTGCGATGTTCGGCGGCACCAGTGCTGCCGGCGCCTATCAGAGCATCGGGTTCGGTGCGACGACGGATGCGGTCTATCTTCCGGTGGCGAATGGCGGCGACGGTTCGCTGCATCTGACGACGGCTTACGGCGTCCGCGGCGCCTTCAACCACAACTGGAATCCGAACTGGTCGACGAGCCTCTTTGGAAGCTATTCCGCCGTTCGATATGACGGGACGGCGAAGGCCTTCATGTGCGCCAACTACACGACGCCGGCCAAGGCCGTCAGTGCGGATTACGTCTGCAATCCCGACTACAACGTCTCGCAGCTTGGCGTTATCACCCGCTGGGTGCCGGTGAAGAATTTGACCTTCTCGGCCGAAGTCCAGTGGTTCCACCTCGACCAGATGTTCCAGGGTACGGCCGTGCTCGGGCCCGCGGCGCCCAAGCCGACGGCGCGGTACGAGTTCAAGGATCAGGATGCGGTTTCGCTGCAGATTCGGGCGCAGCGCAATTTCTGA
- the ccmI gene encoding c-type cytochrome biogenesis protein CcmI gives MTLWFVFALMTVAAIFAVLWPLGRRARPQSGGSEAAVYKDQLAEIDRDVAADLIAPPEADAARVEISRRLLAAVDDQRDPTMQSNVRLRRLAAVSALIGLPVVAVAFYLSLGSPQLGDFPLAGRARVADATQSLGSLVAQVEAHLEQNPTDGRGWNVLAPVLARLGRFDEAVRAYRNSITYNGDSAERRSDLGEALAGAAGGVVTSDAKAEFERAIALSADDPKANYFLGLAAEQDGRNADAASIWRGMLAKAPADAPWRPLVQAALVRVGGPAVPALPDGAMAAAKEMNDADRGAMIRGMVDRLATRLKQNGDDVEGWLRLVRAYMVMGDRDKAASAVTDARQAVANNAERLRQLNEGLKNLGLDG, from the coding sequence ATGACGCTGTGGTTTGTGTTCGCGCTGATGACGGTCGCGGCGATCTTTGCCGTGCTTTGGCCGTTGGGCCGGCGCGCCCGGCCGCAAAGTGGGGGCAGTGAGGCTGCGGTCTACAAGGATCAACTCGCCGAGATCGATCGCGATGTTGCCGCCGACCTGATCGCGCCGCCGGAGGCGGATGCTGCGCGGGTCGAAATCAGCCGCCGTCTGTTGGCCGCCGTTGACGATCAGCGCGATCCCACGATGCAGTCGAACGTCAGATTGCGCCGTTTGGCTGCGGTGTCGGCATTAATCGGGCTGCCTGTCGTGGCGGTTGCTTTCTACCTTTCGCTGGGATCGCCGCAACTCGGCGATTTCCCGCTTGCCGGGCGCGCCCGCGTCGCCGACGCCACCCAGTCGCTCGGCAGTCTGGTGGCCCAGGTCGAAGCCCATCTGGAACAGAACCCGACCGATGGCCGCGGCTGGAATGTGCTGGCGCCGGTGCTGGCGCGGCTCGGCCGTTTCGACGAGGCGGTCCGCGCCTATCGCAATTCGATCACCTATAACGGCGACAGCGCCGAGCGCCGGTCCGATCTTGGCGAAGCCCTTGCGGGTGCCGCGGGCGGTGTCGTCACCTCGGACGCCAAGGCCGAATTCGAGCGCGCCATCGCACTGAGCGCCGACGATCCCAAGGCCAACTATTTCCTGGGGCTCGCCGCCGAGCAGGACGGCCGCAACGCCGATGCCGCCTCGATCTGGCGTGGGATGCTCGCCAAGGCGCCGGCGGACGCGCCATGGCGGCCGCTGGTCCAGGCGGCGCTGGTCCGGGTCGGCGGTCCGGCAGTGCCTGCGCTGCCGGATGGCGCGATGGCCGCGGCCAAGGAAATGAACGACGCCGACCGCGGCGCGATGATCCGTGGCATGGTCGATCGCCTGGCGACGCGGCTGAAGCAAAACGGCGACGACGTCGAGGGATGGCTGCGGCTGGTGCGGGCCTATATGGTGATGGGCGACCGCGACAAGGCAGCAAGCGCGGTCACCGATGCCCGTCAGGCCGTCGCCAACAATGCGGAGCGCTTGCGCCAGCTCAATGAGGGCCTGAAGAATCTCGGGCTTGATGGATGA
- a CDS encoding Flp family type IVb pilin, with amino-acid sequence MRRLLTKFLGDESGATAIEYAIIAAGISIVIVASVNGIGTKLTTTFTTVSTSLK; translated from the coding sequence ATGCGACGGTTATTGACCAAATTTCTGGGTGATGAGTCCGGCGCGACGGCCATCGAATATGCCATCATCGCGGCTGGCATCAGCATCGTCATCGTCGCCTCCGTGAACGGCATCGGCACCAAACTCACCACCACGTTCACCACGGTGAGCACCTCACTGAAGTAA
- a CDS encoding sensor histidine kinase translates to MRGSSLATRLFLSATAWVVVILVITGVVLSSVYRDATERAFDRRLNLYLRTLVAEVATPDEPPDRQFQSLGEPLFDLPLSGWYWQIVRTDTEKAETRASRSLWDKKLPKLEEHGAELTAAGIRLGYVDGPEGQGLRMVERPVDLGADGKFLVSVAGDASEIFDETRSFDYYLGGTFAALGIVLLLTTIFQVRFGLAPLKRISESIADVRSGRAERLEGEFPVEIAPLARETNALIDANREIVERARTHVGNLAHAIKTPLSVIVNEASAHAADPFASKVLEQADVMRDQVAHHLERARIAARLTIIGTVTEVAPAIEALRRTMEKIHRDRGIAIELKADPQAKFRGERQDLEEMAGNLVDNACKWAASQVFIEVLVEPPALPGVGPRLRIIVDDDGRGLSAAERAQVSRRGQRLDESKPGSGLGLSIVVDLAGLYGGNLSLGNAPTGGLRAELVLPGV, encoded by the coding sequence ATGCGCGGAAGCTCGCTCGCCACGCGGTTGTTCCTGTCGGCGACCGCGTGGGTGGTGGTGATCCTCGTCATCACCGGGGTCGTGCTGTCGTCGGTCTATCGCGATGCGACCGAGCGCGCCTTCGATCGCCGCCTCAATCTCTATCTGCGCACCCTGGTTGCCGAAGTAGCAACCCCGGACGAGCCGCCCGATCGCCAGTTCCAGTCGCTCGGCGAGCCGCTGTTCGATCTGCCCCTGTCCGGCTGGTACTGGCAGATCGTCCGGACCGATACCGAGAAAGCGGAAACGCGGGCGTCGCGTTCGCTGTGGGACAAGAAACTGCCGAAGCTGGAAGAGCACGGCGCGGAGTTGACCGCCGCCGGAATCCGTCTCGGTTACGTCGACGGCCCGGAGGGCCAGGGTTTGCGGATGGTCGAGCGGCCGGTCGATCTCGGCGCCGACGGCAAGTTCCTGGTCAGCGTCGCCGGCGACGCTTCCGAAATTTTCGACGAAACCCGCAGCTTCGATTACTATCTCGGCGGCACCTTCGCAGCACTTGGTATCGTGCTGTTGCTGACCACGATCTTCCAGGTCCGCTTTGGCCTCGCGCCGCTCAAGCGCATCTCCGAATCGATCGCCGACGTCCGCTCCGGCCGGGCCGAGCGGCTGGAGGGCGAATTTCCGGTCGAGATCGCGCCATTGGCGCGCGAGACCAATGCGCTGATCGATGCCAACAGAGAAATCGTCGAGCGCGCGCGCACCCATGTCGGCAATCTCGCCCACGCCATCAAGACGCCGCTCTCCGTCATCGTCAACGAAGCCTCGGCGCATGCCGCCGATCCCTTTGCGAGCAAGGTGCTGGAGCAGGCCGACGTGATGCGCGATCAGGTGGCGCACCATCTGGAGCGTGCGCGCATCGCGGCGCGGCTCACCATCATCGGCACCGTCACCGAAGTCGCGCCCGCGATCGAGGCCTTGCGGCGGACCATGGAGAAGATCCACCGCGATCGCGGCATCGCCATCGAGCTCAAGGCCGATCCGCAGGCGAAGTTTCGCGGCGAACGCCAGGACCTCGAGGAGATGGCCGGCAATCTGGTCGACAACGCCTGCAAATGGGCCGCGTCCCAGGTCTTCATCGAGGTGCTGGTGGAACCGCCGGCATTGCCGGGCGTGGGACCGAGGCTGCGGATTATCGTCGATGACGACGGTCGCGGCCTGTCGGCCGCCGAACGCGCGCAGGTCTCGCGGCGCGGCCAGCGGCTCGACGAATCAAAGCCGGGCTCCGGGCTCGGGCTCTCGATCGTGGTCGATCTTGCCGGCCTCTATGGCGGCAATCTTTCGCTGGGGAACGCCCCGACCGGCGGCTTGCGCGCGGAACTGGTGCTGCCGGGGGTGTGA
- a CDS encoding response regulator transcription factor, whose amino-acid sequence MRLLVVEDDPDLNRQLTTALTDAGYVVDRAFDGEEGHFLGDSEPYDAVVLDIGLPKMDGISVLEAWRRNGRAMPVLILTARDRWSDKVQGFDAGADDYVAKPFHLEEILARIRALLRRSAGHAQSELTCGPVSLDTRTGRVSVSGNPIKMTSHEYRLLAYLMHHTGRVVSRTELVEHLYDQDFDRDSNTIEVFVGRIRKKLDVDIIQTVRGLGYLLTPPAPGA is encoded by the coding sequence TTGCGCCTGCTCGTCGTTGAAGACGATCCGGATCTCAACCGTCAGCTTACGACAGCGCTGACAGATGCCGGCTATGTGGTCGATCGCGCGTTCGACGGCGAGGAAGGGCACTTCCTCGGCGACAGCGAACCCTATGACGCCGTCGTGCTTGATATCGGCCTGCCCAAGATGGACGGCATCTCGGTGCTGGAGGCATGGCGCCGCAACGGGCGCGCGATGCCGGTATTGATCCTCACCGCGCGCGACCGCTGGAGCGACAAGGTCCAGGGTTTCGATGCCGGCGCCGACGACTACGTCGCAAAACCGTTTCATCTCGAAGAAATTCTGGCGCGGATTCGCGCGCTGCTGCGCCGCTCCGCCGGCCACGCCCAGTCCGAGCTGACCTGCGGTCCGGTGTCGCTGGATACGCGCACCGGCCGGGTCAGCGTATCCGGCAACCCGATCAAGATGACGTCGCACGAATACCGGCTGCTGGCCTATCTGATGCATCACACCGGACGCGTCGTGTCGCGTACCGAACTGGTCGAACATCTCTACGATCAGGATTTCGACCGCGACTCCAACACCATTGAAGTGTTCGTCGGCCGCATCCGCAAGAAGCTCGACGTCGATATCATCCAGACCGTGCGCGGGCTCGGCTATCTCTTGACGCCGCCCGCGCCCGGCGCCTGA
- the ccmE gene encoding cytochrome c maturation protein CcmE: protein MTRKQRRLTMIGGSLAVLAVAAALVLNAMRDSIVFFSTPSMVAEKHISAGKRFRLGGLVQPGSLQRGDNLAVSFSVADGSATLPVSYKGILPDLFREGQGVVAEGALDASGTFRADTVLAKHDETYMPKDVADALKKQGHWKDDYGKKPSASAAPQPTQGAMR from the coding sequence ATGACGCGCAAGCAGCGGCGTTTGACGATGATCGGTGGCTCGCTCGCGGTGCTCGCGGTCGCGGCGGCACTGGTGCTGAACGCCATGCGCGATTCCATCGTGTTCTTCTCGACGCCGTCGATGGTGGCCGAAAAACATATCTCCGCCGGCAAGCGCTTCCGCCTCGGCGGGCTGGTACAGCCGGGATCGCTCCAGCGCGGCGACAATCTGGCGGTCAGTTTCAGCGTCGCCGACGGCAGCGCCACGCTGCCGGTGTCCTACAAGGGAATCCTGCCCGACCTGTTTCGCGAAGGGCAGGGCGTCGTCGCCGAGGGCGCGCTCGATGCCTCCGGCACATTCAGGGCCGACACCGTGCTGGCCAAGCATGACGAGACCTATATGCCCAAGGATGTCGCAGACGCGCTGAAGAAGCAGGGCCACTGGAAGGACGACTACGGCAAAAAGCCGAGCGCATCGGCCGCCCCCCAGCCGACGCAGGGAGCCATGCGGTGA
- a CDS encoding metallophosphoesterase, with protein sequence MSLTYVIPDIHGRDDLLGRALTKIAAYGGEAGIIVAIGDYVDKGPDSRQVIDRLLSGVADGWRLIALKGNHDAMMEQALRNPAKMASWLEKGGDAALASYGGDPFAVPQTHIAWLDRLQLMHVDAHRVYVHAGVDPEVPLDRQDEVTMLWKRYPKGYKHGFGELHVVHGHDNDPDGPLLYEGRTNLDTLAWRTGRLTVGVFDDDKAGGPVDFIVVTGPPAGG encoded by the coding sequence ATGAGCCTCACTTACGTCATTCCGGATATCCATGGCCGCGATGATCTGCTCGGCCGTGCGCTGACGAAGATCGCCGCGTATGGCGGCGAAGCCGGAATCATTGTCGCGATCGGCGACTATGTCGACAAGGGCCCGGACAGCAGGCAGGTCATTGACCGGCTGTTGTCGGGCGTTGCCGATGGCTGGCGCCTCATCGCGCTGAAGGGCAACCATGACGCCATGATGGAGCAGGCGTTGCGGAATCCCGCGAAGATGGCGTCGTGGCTGGAGAAGGGCGGCGACGCGGCGCTGGCGTCCTACGGCGGCGACCCCTTCGCCGTGCCGCAAACCCACATCGCCTGGCTCGATCGACTGCAACTGATGCATGTCGACGCACACCGCGTCTACGTTCACGCCGGTGTCGATCCCGAAGTTCCCCTGGACCGGCAGGACGAGGTAACGATGTTGTGGAAGCGTTATCCGAAGGGATACAAGCACGGCTTCGGCGAACTTCACGTGGTCCATGGTCACGACAATGATCCCGACGGCCCGCTGCTATACGAAGGCCGCACCAATTTGGACACGCTTGCCTGGCGAACGGGACGGCTGACGGTCGGGGTTTTCGACGACGACAAAGCGGGCGGCCCGGTCGATTTTATCGTGGTCACGGGGCCGCCGGCCGGAGGTTAA